The following nucleotide sequence is from Psychroflexus torquis ATCC 700755.
ATTAGTGCAACTTCACTTAATCAGCCTCTAAATAATTGGGATGTAAGTGGGGTAACTATTATGTATGCTATGTTTAATCAAGCAACTTCATTTAACCAACCCATCAATGATTGGGATGTAAGTAATGTGAATAATATGGCATCTATGTTTAATGAAGCAACTTCATTTAACCAACCCCTAAATAGTTGGGATGTGAGTCAAGTGATTGATATGAATGCCATGTTTTATAGTGCAACATCTTTTGACCAACCCCTTGATTCTTGGGATGTAAGTAATGTTTCTAATATGGAGTTTATGTTTTCTGAAGCTATTTCTTTTGATCAACCCCTCAATAATTGGGATGTAAGTAATGTTTCTGATATGAGAGGCATGTTTGAGAGTGCAGAGTCATTTAACCAACCCCTTGATAATTGGGATGTAAGCCGAGTTACTGATATGAGATTTATGTTTAATGACGCTTCATCTTTTAACCAGGATATTTCAATGTGGTGTATAGAGCAAATCCAAGTTGAACCTCAAGGATTTGCTGATAACTCTGCTTTGCAAAACGACTTTTTCCCAAATTGGGGGGCTGCATGTAACTTATCCACAACAAACCCAGACGCTATTGGATTTAATATTCTAATATATCCCAACCCCTCAAATTCGAAGGTGTTTATCGAAAATGATGGGTAAATCATACTTTCTAAAATTAAATTGATTGATATGCTGGGTCGAGACATTAAGACCTTCTCAGCTAGTCAAATAACTCATGGTCTTGATGTTTCAGGTGTGGATGTCGGTAATTATTTTGTTCAGTTTACAACAGTGGATGACCGACAATTTGTAAAGCGATTAATTGTGAAGTAATAATTTATTGTAAAATATTTTAATTAGTAAAGCCTCTACATAAATTGTAGAGGCTTTTTGTTGGGTAAAATAATCTCAAACCCCTTAAAACTGAATATTAAAAACTGTTAAGGGAATACTTATAATCGGGGCTATAAACTCTTAATAAGAATAAAAAAATTGAATACATAAGACTAAAAGTCACCTTATAATTATACTTTTAAATCATTATACCAATCAAAATCCTTTATTATGAAAAAACTATTACTTCTTACCTCATCTCTTTTTACACTTACATTTTACGCCCAAAACAACCCAGACTTTTATTTAGCCTCCAATGGAGTGACTTGCATGTGTCCAGGGGCCGATTTTGAAGACACAGGAACCTTAACCATTGACGGTGAAGACAAAATATTCACAAAACGGTCTCGTGACCAACTTGATATATTGATTGATAATGATGTACAAGATCCACAAATTGCCCTCACCTGTACAAGTGGGATAACTAACATGCTAAAGCTTTTTTTTATTAAAAACTCAAGTTTCGCACCCATTATTCACAGGGTTTAATTGGAAAAAAATAGCATGAAAACCAAGGGAAACCCCTGGTTTTACTGTATCTTTAAGTAACTAAACACAAAGTACAAAACATGCTACAACACGAATATATTGCAAAAGTTCAAGAAATAAAAGGGAAGTTTAATAAGGTTTGGTTTAATTCAGACTATTTACGGGCACATCTGAATATTTTAGGCTTCAATAGAATAAAAAAACAATTCAGTTGGTGCAAAAAGGCGGGTTTTTCATTTGAGGATTTGATCGCTACGCTCTTGATTTTGCCCCTTATTGGAATTAATTCTATTTATGGACTTACAACTGACAAAGATCCAGAACTTAATAAATGTGGAAAAGATTCATACTATCGAATCTTGGCAAATCAAAAAATTAATTGGAGAGCTTTTTTGGCCCAGTTTGTAAAGCAATATCTATTGAAAGATGAACTCTTCACCCCCTCAGCAGACCCTACAAGATGCTTGATCTTTGATGATACTGATCTTTCAAAAACAGGAAAGACTATTGAAGGAGTCTCAAAGATCTACAACCATGTGTCAAAGACCTACTATTTAGGTTTCAAGCTACTTGTGGCTGGGTATTGGAATGGAAGTGTTTTTATCCCCATTGATTTTAGTCTGCACCGTGAGAGCAAAACATCAAGATTAAAATATGGTCTAACCGCAAAGCAGCGTAAGGCCCAAAAGAAGACACCAAGATGTAGTAAAACAGTTGCGGCAAAGAGGTATAGGGAACTCAATAAAAAGAAAACAGACCTAGTAGTGCAAATGTTTTCCAGGGTTGTAAAGCGTAAAATTCCTGTAGACTATATTTTAATAGATACCTGGTTTACAAGTGTGGGATTACTTAAAAAGTTACGAAGTATTTGCAGTTCGACCCATATTATTGGAATGTATAAATACAATAGTAAAATTGAAGTCAGATCAAAGGTCAAAACTTTAGCACAACTTAAAAAACAGAAAGCAAAGCCCAAGCGCTGTCGTAAATTCAATTACTACTACCATCATTACATAGCTGAAATTGATGGGCTCAAGGTTGCTCTCTTTATCTCAAAACGTGGGAAGAACGGCAAATGGCACACCTTAATAACCACCGATACATCACTCAAATTTGTAAAAGCAATTGAAGTATATAGTATTCGATGGTCAATTGAAGTCTTTTTTAAAGAAGCCAAGCAGCTCTTTGGCCTTGGAAAGTGTCAGTCTACCAATTTTGATGTCCAGATTGCACAAATAACAATTGCAATGACCCAATATCTGCTTACAAGTATTAGGTACAGAATGGAGGCTTATGAAACCATAGGCGGATTATTTAAAGATTTAAAACAGGATTATATTGAAAATAAGCTGAATATCAGAATATTGGCAGTTGTCAACTTAATTTTAACCAATTTGGAAAAACTAGTAGAATCAATTGATATTGAACTTATTACATCCAAAATAATAGAGGATATTGAGAGTTATGGGTTTCTAACAAATACCCATAGCTTTAATCATCAAGGTGTTAAGTGAAATTGATTAGGTGCGAAACTTGAGTTAAAAATAATTTCAATCAAAATATATCATTTTGGGATGTCTCGAATGTAACTAATATGGAGAATATGTTTGCAGGGGTAACTTCATTTAACCAACCTTTAAATAGCTGGGATGTGAGTCAAGTTATAAATATGCTACAGATGTTTGCAGT
It contains:
- a CDS encoding IS4-like element ISPto3 family transposase, which produces MLQHEYIAKVQEIKGKFNKVWFNSDYLRAHLNILGFNRIKKQFSWCKKAGFSFEDLIATLLILPLIGINSIYGLTTDKDPELNKCGKDSYYRILANQKINWRAFLAQFVKQYLLKDELFTPSADPTRCLIFDDTDLSKTGKTIEGVSKIYNHVSKTYYLGFKLLVAGYWNGSVFIPIDFSLHRESKTSRLKYGLTAKQRKAQKKTPRCSKTVAAKRYRELNKKKTDLVVQMFSRVVKRKIPVDYILIDTWFTSVGLLKKLRSICSSTHIIGMYKYNSKIEVRSKVKTLAQLKKQKAKPKRCRKFNYYYHHYIAEIDGLKVALFISKRGKNGKWHTLITTDTSLKFVKAIEVYSIRWSIEVFFKEAKQLFGLGKCQSTNFDVQIAQITIAMTQYLLTSIRYRMEAYETIGGLFKDLKQDYIENKLNIRILAVVNLILTNLEKLVESIDIELITSKIIEDIESYGFLTNTHSFNHQGVK
- a CDS encoding T9SS type A sorting domain-containing protein, whose product is MIDMLGRDIKTFSASQITHGLDVSGVDVGNYFVQFTTVDDRQFVKRLIVK